The Acipenser ruthenus chromosome 45, fAciRut3.2 maternal haplotype, whole genome shotgun sequence sequence tgtgtgtgtgtgtgtgggtaagagagtgtcactctgtgtgtgtgtgtttgtgtgtgttggtaagagagtgtcactgtgtgtgtgtgtgtgagtgagtctcactgtgtttgtgtgtgtgtgtgagtgagtgagtctcactgtgtgtgtgtctttcaaaaTGAATCTTCACTGCGTCCAGCAGCTCCTTCATCTCCTTCATCTTCTCGCTCATCCTTCTCTAGGTGTgggtgggaggtgggggtggggggtactccaggaccagggttgagctcATCCTTCACTAGCACAGTGCCTGAGGCAAATGCAAAAACTAAACTGCTCTGCCTCGCCTGCAcgaacaaatattattaaaataccagCCTGGAGCTGCTAGCgaagtgttattcatttgcaCCTATCGGCACCTCCCCTATAAAAATATACCATGGTACTTGTTCCAGTGGATTCTGGAACAAGGCACGTTATAATGttatcagtgtgaaagtacaatggtgtactgaataatatatattgtatatgtatacCTATCCTATTTAGACcatcaatgtactgtactgtgttatggtcctataatactgtatcaccatagtacagcattgtatttttttatttctaaaaagtatCATGGTATCTAATTGCAACACCATACTGCGGTGCTATGTCTAGTGCTATGGTATAATGTAGCTGTATACCATTGTgttattatggttgtactgcattatagtaccataatagGTCATTGTCCATTGGTTGTATAGgttgtatacatatattatacagcacCATTGAACTTTAACAATGTTACCAtcataccttgttccaaaatccagtggcacaggaaccatggtacatttttatagggtctTGTCGAAAAGCAGCAATTTTTGTAGCAACAACCTGTCAGTTAGTTAGTTAACTGGCATAATAATGATTTGATAAATACATCAGAAACATTTATTAACACAGCTGCTCACTCAGGGCCTAGTATTGCTGTTTGACAGATACTACCCTTtattaagagacctgcactcaaggAACAGGCAaattgacacacacactgagacacacacacacacacaaacacacacacacacactgaaacacacacacagacacacacacacactgagacacacacacacacaaacacacacacactgaaacacacacacagacacacacacacactgagacacacacacactgaaacacacacacacacacaaacacacacacactgaaacacacacacacacactgagacacacacacacacacacacacactgagacacacacacacagagacacacacacacactgagacacacacacacacagacacacactgagacacacacacacactgagacacacacacactgagacacacacactgagacacacacacactgagacacacacacactgagacacacacactgggacacactgagacacacacacttagacacacacactgagacacacacacacacacaaacacacacacactgaaacacacacactgagacacactcacagacaaacactgagacacacacacacacacacactgagacacacacactgagacacacacaaacacacacacactgaaacacacacacttagacacacacacagacacacactgagacacacacacacactgagacacacacactgagagacacacacagacacacactgagacacacacacacactaagacacacacacacacactgagacacgcacacatacactgagacacacacactgaaacacacacacagaaacacacacactgagacacacacacactgagacacacacatagacacacacactgaaacacacacactgagacacacacacacactgagagacacacacacacacattgacacacacacactgatacacacaaacacatagacacacacacatacactgaaacacacactgagacacacacactgagagacacacactgagacacacacacaaacacacattgagacacacacacacagagacacactctgagacacacacacactgagacacacacacacacactgagaaacacacacagaaacaaagacacagacagacacacacagactaaaacacgcatacacacagacatacacacactgagacacacacacactgagacacaacacacacactgaaacacacacacatactgagacacacacacacacactgaaacacacacacacagaaacacacacacacactgagagagacacccacagacacacacactgaaacacacacactgagacacacacacacactgagacacacacacacactgacacacacacacacactgagacacacacacacacacacacagatacacacagacacacacatacactgaaacacacacagacacaaacacactgagacacacacacacactgagtcacacacactgagacacacacacaaacacacactgagacacacacacactgaggcacacacactgaggcacacacactgagaaacacacacagaaacacacacagagacacacagactgagacacacacagactgagagagacacacacacagacacacacactgaaacacacacactgagagagacacagacacagacacacacacactgaaacacacacactgagacacacacacatacacactgagacacacacacacactgacacacacacacacactgaggcacacacacactgagaaacacacacagacacacacacactgaaacacacactctgagacacacacacacactgagacacacaaacacactgagacacacacacacactgagacatacacactgacacacaaacacacactgagacacatacacagacacacactgaaacacacacatactgagacacagacacactgagatacaaacacatacactaccggtcaaaagttttagaacacctccatttttccagtttttgttgaaatttacgcagttcaatgtctcagtgtactctgaaattaaagcatagaacaaataaacaattggagataaaaaaagaaatcatggaatcgtttggTTTAACAAAATtttatctaaatttttgactcaccaaagtagccaccttttgcagatataacagccgaacacactcgtggcattctttctacaatggaaatcaaatattgtttggaaagttcttcccaacactgttgcagaagttcccacaaatgtgttgcacttgtaggttgctttgctttcacccttctgtccagttcatcccaaaacagctcgatggggtttaagtctggatactctgctggccattccatgatttgaagcctaccgtcttgttcttttcttctaaggtagttctgacatagcctggaggtatgttttgggtcattatcttgctgtaggatgaacccctgaccaactaggcgtataccagagggtattgcatggcgcctcaaaatgctgtggtagtagttttggttcagggtgccactcactctgtgcaagtcgccgactctggatccagcaaaagagccccagaccatcacgcttcctcctccatgtttgacagttggtgtcacacaccgaggaaccatcctttcacctactcgacggcgtacaaaaaccctgcgtgatgaaccgaagatttcaaattttgattcatcggtccataagaccttcttccagtcttcagtagtcttcatggcccag is a genomic window containing:
- the LOC131720945 gene encoding uncharacterized protein LOC131720945; this translates as MKTTEDWKKVLWTDESKFEIFGSSRRVFVRRRVGERMVPRCVTPTVKHGGGSVMVWGSFAGSRVGDLHRVSGTLNQNYYHSILRRHAIPSGIRLVGQGFILQQDNDPKHTSRLCQNYLRRKEQDGRLQIMEWPAEYPDLNPIELFWDELDRRVKAKQPTSATHLWELLQQCWEELSKQYLISIVERMPRVCSAVISAKGGYFEYTETLNCVNFNKNWKNGGVLKLLTGSVCVCISVCLCLSMCVFQCVSVYVSQCVFVCQCVCLSVCVCLSVFVCLSVCVCLRVCVSVCVCLCVFLSVCVPQCVCVCQCVCVSQCVCVCVSVCVFQCVCVCVCVSLSVCVSVCVSVCVSLSVCVCLSLCVSVCVSVCVSQCVCLSVCASVCVCLSVCLCVCLSVCDSVCVCVSVCLCLCVFQCMCVSVCICVCVCVCLSVCVCVSVCVCLSVCVCLSVCVSVCVSVGVSLSVCVCFCVCVFQCVCVCLSMCVCFSVCVVSQCVCVSVCVCLCVCVF